One region of Dehalococcoidia bacterium genomic DNA includes:
- a CDS encoding glycosyltransferase encodes MERVTDNLYVYTPIVALHEVLARRVGPLLALDQWLLRAQIKKTMRALGFSNPSLVAWIYHPYQLHYVRMLHEALTVYECYDEHSLADGVGVRERQFVTELEEELFARCDLSFTTSRRLRDAKAHLTREMYVFNNAADIEYFGRAQDPAQPIALELRNRPHPVIGYLGFHLDRADLALIRHIALARPHWTLVLTGVPRLWETPSTSLFHELSTLPNVLLKGWIDWDELPSWFKGFDIGIIPYKKSGFHHYVNPNKLHEYTAMGKPVVSTSFPDVESHKDIIWIAKDYDDFVRSVEDAYATDSLERISRRLEVAQKNSWAVRVRGMLDIIQSKFESEG; translated from the coding sequence GTGGAGCGCGTAACTGACAACCTGTATGTGTACACGCCGATCGTGGCCCTTCACGAAGTCCTTGCGCGTCGCGTGGGGCCTCTGCTTGCTTTAGACCAATGGCTCCTCCGTGCGCAGATCAAGAAGACGATGCGGGCGCTGGGCTTTTCCAACCCTTCCCTGGTGGCCTGGATATATCATCCGTATCAACTGCACTATGTGCGCATGTTGCACGAGGCTCTCACAGTTTACGAGTGTTACGACGAGCATTCGCTGGCTGACGGCGTGGGAGTCCGGGAGCGTCAGTTTGTAACGGAACTGGAGGAGGAGCTTTTCGCCCGCTGCGACCTGTCTTTCACCACCTCTCGGCGGCTGCGGGACGCAAAGGCGCATCTCACGCGCGAGATGTATGTGTTCAACAATGCCGCCGACATCGAGTATTTTGGCCGCGCGCAAGACCCGGCCCAGCCGATAGCGCTGGAGCTTCGGAACCGGCCGCACCCCGTCATAGGCTATCTGGGATTTCACTTGGACCGAGCCGACTTGGCGCTCATCAGGCATATCGCCTTGGCGCGGCCTCACTGGACGCTGGTGCTGACGGGGGTGCCTCGTTTGTGGGAGACGCCCAGTACGTCGCTCTTTCATGAGCTGTCAACGCTGCCGAACGTGTTGTTGAAGGGATGGATTGATTGGGACGAGCTACCATCGTGGTTTAAGGGCTTCGACATCGGCATTATTCCGTACAAGAAGTCGGGCTTTCACCACTACGTTAATCCGAATAAGCTGCACGAGTACACGGCCATGGGCAAACCCGTCGTTTCGACCAGCTTCCCGGATGTGGAGAGCCATAAGGACATCATTTGGATTGCGAAGGACTATGATGACTTTGTACGAAGCGTCGAGGATGCGTATGCGACTGACAGCCTGGAGAGAATCAGCCGCCGGCTGGAAGTGGCGCAGAAGAACTCGTGGGCCGTTCGGGTCCGGGGAATGCTGGACATCATCCAGTCTAAGTTTGAATCTGAGGGCTGA
- a CDS encoding class I SAM-dependent methyltransferase has product MRHEPTRLAHEGKAPTNSAFFYRALQVYYHYPWHALWRGVEAMALARIALTPPVLDIGCGDGIFAVLLTANSIERDFDDFRVYHGGIATSNRSYSLERPLDVGLDLEWPSLPKASALHAYRLTICADASHLPFKNESFSTVLGNSSVEHMPPLSEVIAETWRVLKPGGRLVLTVPTTTLGQHLFFSRIFARCGLPAWARRYADAVNRRLAHYNLLSADEWRAKLATAGFSEFSYEYLLSSRAVATWDLLRFADEAGLGKVTFGRGVRVLFYLSDKLGITWPRGLTISALRRCFRPLLGREMAGTSSDGGVLLIVATK; this is encoded by the coding sequence ATGAGGCACGAACCCACGCGTCTTGCCCACGAGGGGAAAGCGCCCACGAACTCTGCGTTCTTTTACCGGGCTCTGCAGGTCTACTACCACTACCCATGGCATGCCTTGTGGCGAGGGGTTGAGGCAATGGCCCTAGCTCGTATAGCTCTAACACCCCCCGTGCTGGATATCGGCTGCGGTGACGGGATATTCGCGGTGTTACTGACTGCCAACTCCATTGAACGCGACTTCGACGATTTTCGAGTCTATCACGGTGGAATAGCCACTAGTAACCGTTCCTATTCGTTGGAACGACCCCTGGACGTTGGACTTGATCTCGAATGGCCTTCCCTACCGAAGGCCTCTGCACTACATGCCTATCGCCTGACAATATGCGCTGACGCGAGCCATCTCCCTTTCAAGAACGAGAGTTTCTCCACCGTGCTGGGTAACTCGTCTGTGGAACACATGCCCCCTCTTTCAGAGGTCATTGCGGAAACCTGGCGCGTTCTGAAGCCTGGAGGAAGGCTTGTCTTGACAGTTCCCACAACGACGCTCGGACAGCACTTGTTCTTCAGTCGCATCTTTGCTCGCTGTGGCCTTCCCGCATGGGCAAGGCGATACGCAGACGCGGTAAACCGAAGGCTGGCTCATTACAACCTGCTGAGCGCGGATGAATGGAGAGCGAAATTGGCGACGGCGGGATTCTCGGAGTTCTCTTACGAGTATTTGTTATCCAGTCGGGCGGTAGCGACATGGGACCTGCTGCGATTTGCCGACGAGGCCGGTCTTGGAAAGGTTACGTTCGGACGCGGCGTCCGTGTGCTATTTTATCTGAGCGACAAATTGGGCATTACCTGGCCCAGAGGCCTGACCATCTCCGCCTTGAGAAGATGCTTTCGCCCTCTGCTGGGAAGGGAGATGGCTGGAACTTCCAGCGACGGCGGCGTGCTGCTGATAGTAGCAACAAAATAA
- a CDS encoding glycosyltransferase family 39 protein codes for MAVRLYGLTYGLPYLYNADETQIIFRALGMGAGDLNPHFFHWPASPLMYAAFALFGAYYVAGTALGAFHSVQDFAQHVVADPSALVILTRGLVAMAGTASVYLNYWIARRFFGSHGVGLAAALFLAVAPLHVAWSKSALADVPMVLGVQLFLLACHLTWERGQLRYYLLAGVFLGLATSLKYSGAIASPALLAAHWARSKGKFPWRSLLHPWIGLAAVAAVLAFVVATPFSVLSFPEFKRDLSYITSYVYTGQPWAAPPVAVGLYVLTDALPQALGLTLTVVSLVGVAYALYRRSAADIVLLAGLLPVCLSIALARTLLLQYVLPLLPFLTIFAARATADVLSKLRLTRSLRYAVVGAGIVALVAQPLVQVARSDYSLTRTDTRTEAKAWFEANIPPGAKVLMDGGRDFFTVSPPLRYSRAGVERRIQEARRDEPGKVRYWETLLQTTGNGGYDLYPIQGDMFHRTAPQLREEGFQYVVLSSDILNSIVTGRAYQWDPQADVLYRSLQQDARLLKLFVPGPLQPGPALWVYDVP; via the coding sequence ATGGCAGTCCGGCTCTACGGCTTGACCTATGGCCTGCCCTACCTTTACAATGCCGACGAGACTCAGATCATCTTCCGCGCCTTGGGCATGGGCGCCGGCGACCTGAACCCGCACTTCTTCCACTGGCCCGCCTCACCGCTCATGTATGCCGCCTTCGCCCTTTTCGGCGCTTACTACGTCGCCGGGACGGCGCTCGGGGCCTTTCACTCAGTCCAGGATTTTGCGCAACACGTCGTCGCAGACCCCAGCGCACTGGTCATCCTGACCAGGGGGCTGGTGGCGATGGCGGGGACCGCCAGCGTGTACCTGAACTACTGGATTGCGCGACGGTTCTTCGGAAGCCACGGCGTCGGCCTGGCCGCGGCCCTCTTCCTGGCGGTCGCCCCGCTTCACGTGGCGTGGTCGAAGTCAGCGCTGGCCGACGTGCCCATGGTGCTCGGCGTCCAACTCTTCCTCCTGGCCTGCCACCTGACATGGGAACGCGGCCAGCTACGCTACTACCTGCTGGCAGGGGTCTTCCTGGGTCTCGCCACGTCCCTCAAGTACAGCGGTGCCATCGCGTCTCCGGCGCTCCTCGCAGCGCACTGGGCCCGCTCCAAGGGAAAGTTCCCTTGGAGGAGCCTCCTCCACCCCTGGATTGGATTAGCGGCTGTAGCTGCCGTCTTGGCGTTTGTCGTTGCGACGCCGTTCAGCGTGCTCAGCTTCCCTGAGTTCAAAAGGGACCTGTCTTATATCACCTCCTACGTGTACACCGGACAGCCGTGGGCGGCGCCTCCTGTTGCTGTCGGCCTCTACGTCCTTACGGACGCGCTGCCCCAAGCCCTCGGCTTGACGCTGACCGTCGTGTCGCTCGTTGGCGTCGCGTACGCCCTTTACCGCAGGTCTGCTGCCGACATCGTCCTGCTCGCCGGGCTGCTCCCCGTCTGCCTCTCCATCGCTCTGGCCAGGACCCTGTTGCTCCAATATGTGCTGCCGCTGCTCCCTTTTTTGACCATATTCGCTGCAAGAGCGACGGCCGACGTGCTCAGCAAGCTGCGCCTGACGCGGAGCCTGCGCTACGCCGTCGTGGGAGCAGGTATCGTTGCCCTCGTAGCTCAGCCTCTCGTGCAGGTCGCGCGGTCCGACTATTCGTTGACACGAACAGACACACGGACCGAGGCGAAGGCATGGTTTGAGGCAAACATTCCGCCGGGGGCGAAGGTCCTGATGGATGGAGGGAGGGACTTCTTCACCGTCAGTCCACCGCTGCGCTACAGCCGCGCGGGCGTCGAGCGCCGCATTCAGGAGGCGCGGCGCGACGAGCCGGGGAAGGTGCGCTACTGGGAAACGCTGCTCCAGACAACGGGGAACGGCGGCTATGACCTCTACCCCATCCAGGGGGACATGTTCCACCGGACGGCGCCCCAGCTTCGCGAGGAGGGTTTTCAGTACGTCGTCCTGAGCAGCGACATCCTCAACTCCATCGTTACCGGCAGAGCATACCAGTGGGACCCGCAGGCGGATGTCCTGTACCGCTCGCTACAGCAGGACGCGAGGCTGCTGAAGCTGTTTGTGCCGGGACCTTTGCAGCCCGGACCGGCCCTGTGGGTGTATGATGTGCCGTAG
- a CDS encoding polyprenol monophosphomannose synthase: MNLVVVIPSYNERENITRLVEYVLGLPHSPRVIVVDDNSPDGTSEIVLRLAEANPRLVLIRRAGKGGRGSACLEGFQHALRLGADMVVEMDADFSHDPADIPRLVERATQGYDMVVGSRYTRGSHILNWPLPRRVFSRLANRFARLVLGVPISDYTGGYRCYTRHALQRIDYSAVRSRGYAVLSEVAYQLGQQKVRMAEIPIVFVDRRVGTSKTNLREILAAFTTVVQIRAWYRRWRAPSLAQG, from the coding sequence ATGAACCTGGTCGTCGTCATCCCCAGCTACAATGAGCGAGAAAACATCACGCGCCTCGTAGAGTACGTCCTCGGCTTGCCCCATAGCCCACGCGTCATTGTCGTTGACGACAACTCTCCTGACGGCACATCGGAAATTGTTCTGCGGCTGGCTGAGGCCAACCCCCGTCTGGTGCTCATCCGCCGCGCAGGCAAAGGGGGCCGCGGCTCCGCGTGCCTGGAGGGCTTCCAGCACGCCCTGCGCCTGGGCGCGGACATGGTGGTAGAGATGGACGCGGACTTCTCCCATGATCCTGCTGACATCCCCCGGCTGGTGGAGCGGGCCACGCAGGGGTACGACATGGTCGTGGGGTCCCGATACACCAGAGGAAGCCACATACTCAACTGGCCCCTGCCGCGCCGTGTCTTCAGCAGACTGGCCAATCGGTTTGCGCGCCTTGTGCTTGGCGTGCCCATCAGCGACTACACCGGCGGCTACCGCTGCTATACCAGGCACGCCCTCCAGCGCATTGACTACTCCGCCGTGCGCTCCCGAGGATACGCCGTCCTCAGCGAAGTCGCTTACCAGCTCGGGCAACAGAAGGTGCGCATGGCGGAGATACCCATTGTCTTCGTGGACCGGCGCGTGGGCACATCCAAGACGAACCTCAGAGAGATACTGGCCGCCTTCACCACGGTCGTCCAAATCAGGGCATGGTACCGGCGATGGCGAGCGCCGAGCCTTGCCCAGGGCTGA
- the gmd gene encoding GDP-mannose 4,6-dehydratase, whose translation MKKALVTGITGQDGIYLAEYLLSQGYDVFGMIRGQNNPRRATVEQAIPQAHIIEGDLLDQGSLIAAISKTQPDEVYNLGAISFVPLSFKQPELTGEVTGLGVTRMLEAIRIVNSKIRFYQASSSEMFGAAKTSPQNEATPFHPRSPYGVAKVYGYYITLNYREAYGVFACNGILFNHESPRRGLDFVTRKISRAAARIKLGLEKKLRLGNLDARRDWGFAGDYVRAMHLMLQQPQPDDYVIGTGESHTVRDFCNAAFRHLGLDWREYVVQDQEFTRPSEVDTLCGDSSKAKRILGWEPSVQFPDLVRMMVEADLADLKHEMGPRAASRPSH comes from the coding sequence ATGAAAAAGGCCCTTGTCACCGGTATCACAGGGCAGGACGGCATCTACTTGGCTGAGTACCTCTTGAGCCAGGGATACGACGTGTTCGGCATGATCCGGGGCCAGAACAACCCCCGCCGGGCCACCGTCGAACAGGCCATCCCACAGGCCCATATCATTGAGGGAGATCTCCTGGACCAGGGATCCCTCATCGCCGCCATCAGCAAGACTCAGCCGGACGAGGTCTACAACCTGGGCGCCATCAGCTTTGTGCCGCTCTCGTTCAAGCAACCAGAGCTCACCGGTGAGGTCACGGGCCTGGGCGTCACGCGCATGCTGGAAGCTATCCGTATCGTGAATTCGAAAATCCGGTTCTACCAGGCCTCCAGCAGCGAGATGTTCGGCGCCGCCAAGACATCTCCCCAAAACGAAGCTACTCCATTTCACCCACGCAGCCCCTATGGCGTCGCCAAGGTATACGGCTATTACATCACCCTCAACTACCGCGAGGCTTACGGTGTCTTCGCCTGCAACGGCATCCTGTTTAACCACGAGTCGCCGCGCCGCGGCCTGGACTTCGTGACGCGAAAGATATCCCGCGCCGCAGCTCGCATCAAGCTGGGGCTGGAGAAAAAGCTCAGGCTGGGCAACCTGGACGCCCGCCGGGACTGGGGATTCGCCGGCGACTACGTCAGAGCCATGCACCTCATGCTCCAGCAGCCTCAGCCAGACGACTACGTAATCGGCACCGGCGAGAGCCACACCGTGCGCGACTTCTGCAACGCCGCCTTCCGACATCTGGGGCTGGACTGGCGGGAGTATGTTGTTCAGGATCAGGAGTTCACGCGTCCCTCGGAAGTGGACACCCTCTGCGGCGACTCCAGCAAGGCCAAGCGTATCCTGGGATGGGAGCCAAGCGTCCAGTTTCCTGACCTGGTGCGCATGATGGTGGAGGCCGACTTGGCCGACCTCAAGCACGAGATGGGACCGCGCGCAGCTTCGCGACCGTCCCACTGA